One segment of Thermococcus sp. AM4 DNA contains the following:
- the galU gene encoding UTP--glucose-1-phosphate uridylyltransferase GalU encodes MRVKKAVIPAAGLGTRMLPITKSMPKEMLPIVDKPVIHYVVEEAIKAGIDDILIVTGKGKRAIEDYFDRSFELEFYLREKGKFEELKQIEEIGEMVDIYYVRQKKPLGLGDAILHAEKHVNGEPFAVLLGDDIIVSEEPGIKQLIEIAERREAPVVGVERVPWELVSRYGIVDGKPLGDGLYQVRHLVEKPSPKEAPSNVAIIGRYVLTPEVFDALRETPPGRGGELQLTDALQRILSSQNIFAKEIKGERYDVGSKLGFVIANIELSLKRGELREELLTFLKNLLREVSDE; translated from the coding sequence GTGAGGGTTAAGAAGGCAGTAATACCAGCGGCAGGTCTCGGCACGAGAATGCTACCCATAACCAAGTCGATGCCCAAGGAAATGCTCCCGATAGTTGACAAGCCGGTCATCCACTACGTTGTTGAAGAGGCAATCAAAGCCGGAATCGACGACATTCTCATAGTAACCGGAAAGGGAAAGCGCGCTATAGAGGATTACTTCGATAGGAGCTTCGAGCTGGAGTTCTATCTAAGGGAAAAGGGAAAGTTCGAGGAGCTGAAGCAGATAGAGGAAATCGGCGAGATGGTTGACATCTACTACGTCCGTCAGAAGAAGCCCCTCGGTCTTGGAGATGCAATACTCCACGCGGAAAAGCACGTGAACGGGGAACCCTTTGCAGTCCTCCTTGGCGACGACATCATAGTAAGCGAAGAGCCCGGAATAAAACAGCTCATCGAGATAGCCGAGCGGAGAGAAGCTCCAGTGGTGGGAGTGGAGCGCGTTCCCTGGGAACTTGTAAGCCGATACGGAATCGTGGACGGGAAACCACTTGGGGATGGACTCTATCAGGTGAGACACCTCGTGGAAAAGCCCTCCCCCAAAGAGGCCCCCAGCAACGTTGCAATAATCGGGAGGTACGTCCTGACGCCTGAGGTATTTGACGCCCTGAGAGAAACTCCTCCGGGGAGAGGTGGCGAGTTACAGCTCACAGATGCCCTCCAGAGAATTCTATCTAGCCAGAACATCTTCGCTAAGGAGATAAAAGGCGAGAGATATGACGTTGGAAGTAAGCTTGGATTCGTTATAGCGAACATTGAACTGAGCCTAAAGAGAGGGGAACTGAGAGAGGAGTTGCTAACCTTCCTCAAAAATCTCCTAAGGGAGGTCTCAGATGAGTAG
- a CDS encoding UDP-glucose/GDP-mannose dehydrogenase family protein: MRISIIGSGYVGLVTGIGFVKLGNEVIFVDIDERKIEMINNAQPPIYEEGLEELMREFKGKYRATKDYRDAILNSEVTFIAVGTPSREDGSIDLTYVKQAAEEIGKILKEKDNYHVVVVKSTVLPGTTENVVKPILEKESGKKAFEDFGLAMNPEFLREGVALKDFLNPDRIVIGVQDERTKKVLEELYKPIDAPKLFTDIKTAEMIKYASNAFLATKISFANEIGNICKKLGIDSWKVFEGVGLDHRISPHFFRTGIGWGGSCFPKDVKALIRKAEEIGEDPIILKAVVEVNEKQPLKLIELLKKHVPELRDKRIGVLGLAFKPNTDDVRETRAYVIVKKLLEEGAKVLAYDPQAMENFRRFYPDVGEQIEYVSSGKEVLERSDAVLIVTEWPEFEELDYSGKIVIDGRRVRKAEETAEVYEGVCW; encoded by the coding sequence ATGAGAATCTCGATCATCGGTTCCGGCTACGTTGGTCTTGTAACTGGAATAGGCTTCGTCAAGCTGGGGAATGAAGTCATCTTTGTTGATATTGATGAGAGAAAAATCGAGATGATAAACAATGCCCAACCACCGATTTATGAGGAAGGCCTCGAGGAACTCATGAGGGAATTCAAAGGAAAATACCGCGCAACCAAGGATTACCGCGATGCAATTCTAAACTCAGAGGTTACGTTCATCGCAGTTGGAACTCCATCGAGAGAAGACGGTTCAATAGATCTAACGTATGTTAAACAAGCTGCCGAAGAAATCGGAAAAATTTTGAAGGAAAAAGACAACTACCATGTTGTCGTCGTTAAGAGCACCGTTCTTCCAGGAACGACCGAGAACGTCGTTAAGCCAATACTCGAAAAGGAGTCGGGTAAAAAGGCATTCGAGGATTTTGGCCTCGCAATGAACCCGGAGTTCCTGCGCGAGGGAGTAGCTTTAAAGGACTTCCTGAACCCGGACAGGATTGTAATTGGAGTTCAGGATGAGAGAACAAAGAAGGTTCTGGAAGAGTTATACAAACCCATCGACGCTCCCAAGCTCTTCACGGACATTAAAACCGCCGAAATGATTAAGTACGCCTCAAATGCCTTTCTCGCAACCAAGATCAGCTTTGCCAACGAGATCGGAAACATCTGCAAGAAGCTCGGCATTGACTCGTGGAAGGTGTTCGAGGGGGTTGGCCTCGACCACAGGATAAGTCCTCACTTCTTTAGGACCGGAATCGGCTGGGGCGGTTCTTGCTTCCCGAAGGACGTTAAAGCACTCATCAGGAAGGCGGAAGAAATCGGAGAAGACCCGATAATTCTCAAGGCCGTTGTTGAAGTCAACGAGAAACAGCCGCTGAAGCTGATCGAGCTCCTTAAAAAGCACGTCCCGGAGCTTAGGGACAAAAGAATCGGCGTTCTCGGTCTGGCCTTCAAACCCAACACCGACGATGTCAGGGAGACGAGGGCGTACGTCATAGTTAAAAAACTGCTTGAGGAGGGAGCAAAAGTTCTCGCCTACGATCCCCAGGCGATGGAAAACTTCAGACGCTTTTATCCCGACGTTGGGGAGCAGATAGAGTACGTGAGCTCTGGAAAGGAGGTTCTGGAGCGCAGTGATGCAGTTCTCATCGTAACGGAGTGGCCCGAGTTTGAGGAACTGGATTACTCAGGGAAAATCGTGATCGACGGCAGGCGCGTGAGAAAGGCCGAGGAAACCGCCGAGGTCTACGAGGGGGTGTGCTGGTGA
- a CDS encoding glycosyltransferase yields the protein MSRPTVSVIIPTYNRANLLRRAITSVLNQTFRDFELIVVDDASPDNTPEVVESINDGRIRYVRLKRNSGGPVARNTGIKKARGKFIALLDDDDEWLSHRLETQVRKFETLEPDVGVVYGGFYYVSQQDGRILGKRMPEYRGDVYSRLLKENFIGSPTLLIRRECFKRAGLFDPNLSSSQDWDMWLRIARHYRFDYVDEVVAKYYVHGRQISFNMKKYIPGRERFIRKHLDIWKNPWVLSIHLSQMGLLLLLSGEPEKGLRYLAYSISMAPFNMENYWTLLKLALDSRALEYIRRILTSKTQMI from the coding sequence ATGAGTAGGCCAACGGTCTCCGTCATCATACCAACGTACAACAGGGCAAACCTGCTCAGAAGGGCCATAACCAGCGTTCTCAATCAGACATTCAGGGATTTCGAACTTATAGTGGTCGACGATGCATCTCCAGACAACACACCGGAAGTCGTTGAGAGCATAAACGACGGAAGAATCCGGTATGTGCGCCTCAAAAGGAACTCCGGCGGCCCGGTTGCCAGGAACACAGGAATAAAAAAAGCCAGGGGAAAGTTCATAGCCCTCCTGGACGACGATGACGAGTGGCTCTCCCACAGGCTTGAGACCCAAGTCAGGAAGTTCGAGACATTGGAACCAGACGTCGGCGTCGTATACGGAGGGTTCTACTACGTATCCCAGCAGGATGGCAGGATACTCGGAAAGAGAATGCCAGAATACAGAGGGGATGTTTACAGCAGGCTTTTGAAGGAGAACTTCATCGGCAGTCCAACGCTACTGATAAGGAGGGAGTGCTTCAAGAGGGCGGGACTTTTTGATCCGAACCTTTCAAGCTCTCAGGACTGGGACATGTGGCTGAGGATAGCAAGGCACTACAGATTTGATTACGTAGATGAAGTGGTCGCAAAGTACTACGTCCACGGCAGGCAGATCTCGTTCAACATGAAGAAATACATCCCCGGAAGGGAGAGATTTATCCGCAAGCATCTTGATATCTGGAAAAATCCCTGGGTCTTAAGCATTCACCTGAGCCAGATGGGACTGCTGCTTCTCTTAAGCGGCGAGCCCGAGAAGGGACTTAGATATCTCGCGTATTCAATTTCGATGGCACCTTTCAATATGGAAAATTACTGGACTCTACTAAAGCTTGCGCTGGATTCCCGAGCTTTAGAATACATTCGGAGGATATTAACATCAAAAACCCAGATGATATAG
- a CDS encoding glycosyltransferase family 4 protein: METLRIAFVYDVIYPWVKGGVERRIYELARRLAKHHEVHVYGYRHWEGPKDIEREGVHYHGLAPSPKRLYLLGKRNPLSMLRLASRLRSRIGELREYDLVDVQNLFYPGALALKDLPNAVITWHEFWGPYWWRYLGPVGFPGWSTERALFSAERHVAVSWKTRLDLLKAGLRKPVPVVPNGVDVEFIRSVPPAELESDVIFAGRLIPEKGVDLLLRALAEVKREIPDVRVVIIGDGPERKRLERMAKGLGLEKNVLFTGFLSYENVIALMKASKVFVLPSKREGFGIVVLEAMASGLPVVTLDEPMNAAKFLVEKGKNGFVVGIEGISGVLKHFLEDGTLTKRVSYYNQGTLSRYEWSWITQNWLYHLGF; the protein is encoded by the coding sequence ATGGAGACTCTGAGGATAGCTTTCGTCTACGACGTTATCTATCCATGGGTGAAGGGCGGCGTGGAGAGGAGGATCTACGAGCTCGCGAGGAGGTTAGCGAAGCATCATGAGGTCCACGTTTATGGTTACAGGCACTGGGAAGGGCCAAAGGACATCGAGCGCGAGGGGGTTCACTATCACGGCCTTGCCCCCTCGCCAAAACGGCTCTACCTTCTCGGAAAGAGGAATCCCCTGTCCATGCTGCGCCTTGCATCCCGTCTGCGCTCTCGAATTGGGGAACTCAGGGAATACGACCTCGTTGATGTCCAGAACCTCTTCTACCCGGGGGCTTTGGCTTTGAAGGATCTTCCCAACGCGGTTATCACGTGGCACGAGTTCTGGGGTCCTTACTGGTGGAGATACCTTGGGCCGGTGGGTTTTCCGGGCTGGTCCACGGAGCGGGCCCTGTTCTCTGCGGAACGGCATGTCGCCGTCTCGTGGAAGACCCGGCTCGACCTCCTGAAGGCCGGCCTCAGAAAGCCCGTTCCGGTCGTGCCAAACGGCGTTGACGTTGAGTTCATCCGTTCAGTCCCGCCGGCGGAGCTTGAGTCGGACGTTATATTTGCCGGCAGGCTCATTCCGGAGAAGGGGGTTGACCTCCTTCTGAGGGCGCTTGCAGAGGTAAAAAGAGAGATCCCGGACGTTAGGGTGGTGATAATCGGCGACGGGCCCGAGAGAAAAAGACTGGAACGCATGGCAAAGGGTTTGGGCCTCGAAAAAAACGTCCTCTTTACGGGCTTTCTGTCTTATGAGAATGTCATAGCCCTGATGAAAGCCTCGAAGGTCTTCGTCCTTCCATCGAAGAGGGAGGGCTTTGGGATTGTTGTTTTGGAGGCTATGGCTTCCGGTTTGCCTGTGGTTACACTCGATGAGCCGATGAACGCCGCGAAGTTCTTGGTGGAGAAAGGGAAGAACGGGTTTGTCGTGGGGATTGAGGGAATCTCTGGAGTTTTAAAGCACTTTTTAGAAGATGGGACTTTAACAAAGAGAGTATCTTACTATAATCAGGGAACTCTTTCCCGATATGAATGGAGTTGGATAACTCAAAATTGGCTATATCATCTGGGTTTTTGA